From a region of the Kwoniella mangroviensis CBS 8507 chromosome 1 map unlocalized Ctg01, whole genome shotgun sequence genome:
- a CDS encoding phosphatidylserine decarboxylase, with translation MIIRHSTRALARAIPLRSSHLQPFVFPRSIAPPLVSTPIPIRFNSNTPRQPYNPPEIKPKPTQENSTAKSEESSQGKPLKEKVAQAWSTPTRWYPIPLALGALVLLVVQYRKSTRGDIEVEYQNEEGAVIRKNGKRVDGPWQVRVLGALPLRSLSQLWGYLNGLVLPVWFRPFGFKLYATIFGCNLDEVPKDLKEYESLGDFFYREMKEGQRPVADAPMVSPADGRVLHFGEIVGSRVEQVKGITYSLEALLGSESSLHGEAKSIPRKDKEGGEVVDDENFANINDIPYSLASLLGNGSGSENVEDKSFDDSTLPKTNEKEVDASHPIQGHELGHDASVAARLGTSALANQTNSKGELPRLNNEKNRLYFMVVYLAPGDYHRFHSPTTWVVERRRHFTGDLFSVSPYIANRMKDLFVLNERVALLGRWKYGFFSMVPVGATNVGSIKINFDETLRTNTRKITHPPHTYAEAVYSSASILKGQPLLAGEEMGGFKLGSTIVMVFEAPKNWKFNVEAGQKVKMGQELGIFEEEKQ, from the exons ATGATCATCCGACATTCAACAAGAGCTCTGGCGAGAGCCATACCACTGCGATCCTCCCATCTGCAGCCTTTCGTCTTCCCGAGATCGAtcgctcctcctcttgtCTCCACTCCTATACCTATCCGATTCAACTCCAACACACCTAGACAGCCTTACAACCCACCTGAAATCAAGCCCAAGCCGACTCAGGAGAATTCAACAGCCAAATCAGAAGAGAGCAGTCAAGGCAAGCCGTTGAAAG AGAAAGTAGCTCAAGCTTGGTCTACCCCTACTCGATGGTATCCTATCCCTCTCGCACTCGGCGCATTGGTCCTGCTAGTCGTACAGTATCGTAAATCCACGAGAGGAGATATCGAAGTGGAGTATCAGAATGAGGAAGGTGCGGTGATTAGGAAGAATGGTAAGAGGGTGGATGGGCCTTGGCAG GTCCGAGTCCTTGGTGCACTTCCCCTCCGATCGTTATCCCAATTATGGGGATACCTCAACGGCCTAGTCCTACCAGTATGGTTCCGACCTTTCGGTTTCAAGCTTTACGCTACTATATTCGGATGTAATTTGGATGAAGTACCAAAAGATCTGAAAGAATACGAGAGTTTAGGTGATTTCTTCTatagggagatgaaagagggtCAGAGACCTGTTGCGGATGCTCCGATG GTCTCTCCGGCAGACGGCCGAGTACTTCATTTCGGTGAGATCGTAGGATCTCGAGTAGAGCAAGTAAAAGGTATAACCTATTCTCTCGAAGCTCTTCTTGgatctgaatcatcattgCACGGAGAAGCCAAGTCTATCCCCAGAAAGGAcaaggaaggaggagaagtggtagatgatgaaaatTTCGCCAATATCAACGATATACCTTATTCCCTCGCTTCATTGTTAGGTAATGGAAGTGGATCAGAAAATGTTGAAGATAAATCATTCGACGATTCGACTTTACCTAAAACCAATGAAAAGGAAGTTGACGCCTCTCATCCTATCCAAGGACATGAATTGGGACACGATGCGAGTGTCGCAGCTAGATTGGGAACTTCAGCTTTGGCCAATCAGACCAATTCTAAAGGTGAATTACCAAGGTTGAACAATGAGAAAAACAGATTATATTTCATGGTGGTTTATCTGGCTCCTGGAGATTATCATAGATTCCATTCACCTACTACATGGGTAGTTGAACGACGACGACATTTCACCGGCGATCTGTTTAGTGTCTCACCATATATTGCTAATCGGATGAAAGATTTGTTCGTATTGAATGAAAGAGTAGCTTTGCTGGGTAGATGGAAATACGGTTTCTTTTCAATGGTTCCAGTAGGAGCTACCAATGTAGGATCGATCAAGATTAATTTCGATGAAACGCTCCGAACCAATACACGTAAAAtcactcatccacctcatacCTATGCTGAGGCTGTATATTCCTCTGCGTCGATATTGAAAGGACAACCGTTATTGgctggagaagagatgggagGATTCAAGTTGGGAAGTACGATCGTGATGGTTTTTGAAGCTCCGAAGAATTGGAAGTTTAATGTAGAAGCTGgacagaaggtgaagatgggtcaGGAGTTGGGTAttttcgaagaagagaagcaGTGA